The Panicum hallii strain FIL2 chromosome 9, PHallii_v3.1, whole genome shotgun sequence genome has a window encoding:
- the LOC112874117 gene encoding alpha,alpha-trehalose-phosphate synthase [UDP-forming] 6-like, with translation MVSRSYSNLLDLATGAADQAPAPAALGALRRRLPRVVTNSGLIDDSPASPSTPSPAPRPRTIVVANQLPIRSHRPASPEEPWTFDWDEDSLLRHLHHTSPPSMEFIYIGCLRDDIPQADQDAVAQALLDTHNCVPAFLPPDIAERYYHGFCKQHLWPLFHYMLPLSPDLGGRFDRSLWQAYVSANKIFADKVLEVINPDDDFVWVHDYHLMVLPTFLRKRFNRIKLGFFLHSPFPSSEIYKTLPVREELLRALLNSDLIGFHTFDYARHFLSCCGRMLGLSYESKRGHICLEYYGRTVSIKILPVGVHMEQLKTVLGLPETEAKVAELMEKYMGKGRVVMLGVDDMDIFKGISLKLLAMEELLRQHPEWRGKLVLVQVANPARGRGKDVAEVQAETYGMMRRINEVYGEPGYEPVVLIDEPLQFYERVAYYVIAEVCLVTAVRDGMNLIPYEYIVSRQGNETLDRMLRQGKPEEKKSMLVVSEFIGCSPSLSGAVRVNPWNIEAVADAMESALVLPESEKRLRHDKHFRYVSTHDVGYWANSFLQDLERTCKDHDKRRCWGIGFGLRFRVVSLDLSFKKLSLESILMAYRRAKTRAILLDYDGTLMPQAINKSPSAESVRILNSLCRDKNNEVYLCSGYDRRTLHEWFPCENLGIAAEHGYFLRSKRDAEWQTCIAAADCSWKQIAEPVMCLYRETTDGSTIEDRETILVWNYEDADPDFGSCQAKELVDHLESVLANEPVSVKTTSHSVEVKPQGVSKGLVARRMLASMQERGQCPDFVLCIGDDKSDEDMFQLIATAACGDSLASKAEVFACTVGRKPSKAKYYLDDAAEVVRLMQGLSYVSEELALANHRDEDDDSSPDVWE, from the exons ATGGTGTCCCGCTCCTACTCCAACCTCCTCGACCTGGCCACCGGCGCGGCGGAccaggcgccggcgccggccgcgctcggcgctCTCCGGCGGCGGCTCCCGCGCGTGGTCACCAACTCGGGGCTCATCGACGACTCCCCGGCGTCGCCGTCCACACCgtcccccgcgccgcgcccgcgcacCATCGTGGTGGCCAACCAGCTCCCCATCCGGTCCCACCGCCCGGCGTCGCCGGAGGAGCCCTGGACCTTTGACTGGGACGAGGActccctcctccgccacctccaccACACGTCGCCCCCCTCGATGGAGTTCATCTACATCGGCTGCCTCCGCGACGACATCCCGCAGGCCGACCAGGACGCCGTGGCGCAGGCGCTCCTCGACACCCACAACTGCGTGCCGGCCTTCCTGCCGCCCGACATCGCCGAGCGCTACTACCACGGCTTCTGCAAGCAGCACCTGTGGCCGCTCTTCCACTACATGCTGCCGCTGTCCCCCGACCTCGGCGGCCGCTTCGACCGCTCGCTGTGGCAGGCCTACGTCTCCGCCAACAAGATCTTCGCGGACAAGGTGCTTGAGGTGATCAACCCGGACGACGACTTCGTGTGGGTGCACGACTACCACCTCATGGTGCTCCCCACCTTCCTCCGCAAGCGCTTCAACCGTATCAAGCTCGGCTTCTTCCTGCACTCGCCGTTCCCCTCGTCGGAGATCTACAAGACGCTGCCCGTGCGCGAGGAGCTGCTGCGCGCCCTGCTCAACTCCGACCTCATCGGCTTCCACACCTTCGACTACGCGCGCCACTTCCTCTCCTGCTGCGGCCGCATGCTCGGCCTCTCGTACGAGTCCAAGAGGGGGCACATTTGCCTGGAGTACTACGGCCGGACGGTGAGCATCAAGATCCTGCCGGTGGGGGTGCACATGGAGCAGCTCAAGACGGTGCTCGGGTTGCCGGAGACCGAGGCCAAGGTGGCTGAGCTGATGGAGAAGTACATGGGGAAGGGCAGGGTGGTCATGCTGGGTGTCGACGACATGGACATCTTCAAGGGGATCAGCCTTAAGTTGCTCGCCATGGAGGAGCTGCTGCGGCAACACCCCGAGTGGCGGGGGAAGCTGGTGCTGGTGCAGGTCGCCAACCCGGCCCGAGGGCGGGGCAAGGACGTCGCGGAGGTGCAGGCCGAGACGTACGGCATGATGCGGCGCATCAACGAGGTGTATGGTGAACCCGGGTATGAGCCCGTTGTTCTGATCGATGAGCCGTTGCAGTTCTACGAGCGCGTGGCGTACTATGTCATTGCCGAGGTGTGCCTGGTGACCGCGGTCCGGGACGGCATGAACTTGATCCCCTATGAGTACATCGTCTCCCGGCAAGGCAACGAGACGCTGGACAGGATGCTGCGGCAGGGGAAgccagaggagaagaagagTATGCTGGTGGTGTCCGAGTTCATCGGGTGCTCACCGTCCCTGAGTGGCGCGGTCAGGGTGAACCCGTGGAACATCGAGGCCGTGGCCGACGCCATGGAGAGCGCCCTTGTGCTGCCTGAGAGCGAGAAGAGGTTGCGCCACGACAAGCACTTCCGCTACGTGAGCACCCACGACGTGGGGTACTGGGCCAACAGCTTCCTGCAGGACCTCGAGAGGACCTGCAAGGATCACGACAAGCGGCGGTGCTGGGGCATTGGCTTCGGCCTGCGGTTCAGAGTGGTCTCGCTCGACCTGAGCTTCAAGAAGCTTTCCTTGGAGAGCATCCTTATGGCGTACCGGAGGGCGAAGACGCGCGCGATTCTGCTGGACTACGATGGCACGCTGATGCCACAGGCGATTAACAAGAGCCCGTCCgcggagtcggtgaggatactgAACAGCTTGTGCCGGGACAAGAACAATGAGGTGTACCTTTGCAGTGGCTATGACCGGCGCACTCTCCACGAGTGGTTCCCTTGTGAGAACCTTGGCATAGCGGCAGAGCATGGCTATTTCCTGAG GTCTAAGAGGGACGCGGAGTGGCAGACCTGCATCGCTGCTGCCGATTGCAGCTGGAAGCAGATCGCAGAGCCGGTGATGTGCCTCTACAGGGAGACGACGGACGGTTCAACCATCGAGGACAGGGAGACGATCCTCGTCTGGAACTACGAGGACGCGGACCCTGACTTCGGCTCGTGCCAGGCCAAGGAGCTCGTCGACCACCTCGAGAGCGTGCTCGCGAACGAGCCCGTGTCAGTGAAGACCACCTCTCACTCTGTCGAAGTGAAACCGCAG GGCGTGAGCAAGGGCCTGGTGGCGCGGCGCATGCTGGCGTCGATGCAGGAGCGGGGCCAGTGCCCGGACTTCGTGCTGTGCATCGGCGACGACAAGTCCGACGAGGACATGTTCCAGCTGATCGCCACGGCGGCCTGCGGGGACTCACTGGCGTCCAAGGCGGAGGTGTTCGCGTGCACCGTCGGCCGCAAGCCCAGCAAGGCCAAGTACTACCTCGACGACGCGGCGGAGGTGGTGAGGCTGATGCAGGGGCTCTCCTACGTCTCCGAGGAGCTGGCCCTGGCCAACCACCGGGATGAAGACGACGACTCTTCTCCGGACGTGTGGGAGTAG
- the LOC112874118 gene encoding uncharacterized protein LOC112874118, with translation MGISAAQRRRRRRQWTLALVTVAALLERADEALLPAVYREVGAALGASPTALGSLTLCRALVQAVCYPLATCAAARHDRARVVAAGAFLWAVATLLVGASGTFLQMALARGFNGVGLALVVPAIYSLVADYSDDATRGSAFGWMVMAQSMGHVTGNSLGVLLAATSFFGVPGWRLAFYALALVSASLASLTWLLGADPRPSRTKATAAATLSRLVGEAKDVVRVPTFQIIVAQGVAGTVPWSALSFAAMWLELVGFTHWQTSAITTLNSLANALGALFAGFVGDPLARRFPNTGRIALAQVCTASTVPLAAVLLLALPDDPAAGAAYAAAFFVLGFAMPWCPVTTNYPIFAEIVPETARTTVYAIDRCLESVFASFAPPLVGILAERVFGYQPAASGTSVDVDRENAAALGKAVLAEVAVPIAVCCLTYSALYWTYPADRQRAQVAALQAAEEDKDWDCEASVVANATPADGLNQALLLHGSRVVNPAE, from the exons ATGGGGATCAGCGCGGCgcagcgccggcgccggcggcggcagtggacgCTGGCGCTGGTGACCGTGGCGGCGCTGCTGGAGCGCGCGGACGAGGCGCTGCTGCCGGCGGTGTACAGGGAGGTGGGCGCGGCGCTGGGGGCCTCGCCCACCGCGCTGGGATCCCTCACGCTGTGCCGCGCGCTCGTGCAGGCCGTGTGCTACCCGCTCGCGACGTGCGCCGCGGCGCGCCACGACCGCGCGCGCGTCGTCGCCGCGGGCGCATTCCTATGGGCCGTGGCCACGCTGCTCGTCGGCGCCTCGGGCACATTTCTCCAG ATGGCGTTGGCCAGGGGCTTCAATGGCGTTGGGCTGGCGCTCGTGGTGCCGGCGATCTACTCCCTCGTGGCCGACTACAGCGACGACGCCACGCGTGGCTCGGCGTTCGGGTGGATGGTGATGGCACAGAGCATGGGCCATGTCACGGGGAACTCCCTCGGCGTGCTGCTCGCGGCCACGAGCTTCTTCGGCGTCCCAGGCTGGCGGCTGGCGTTCTACGCCCTCGCCCTCGTCAGCGCCTCGCTCGCCTCCCTGACATGGCTCCTCGGCGCGGACCCCCGCCCCAGCAGGACGAAGGCGACCGCCGCGGCCACGCTGTCCCGACTCGTCGGAGAAGCCAAGGACGTGGTGCGGGTGCCGACGTTCCAGATCATCGTGGCGCAGGGCGTGGCCGGGACCGTCCCGTGGTCGGCGCTCAGCTTCGCCGCCATGTGGCTGGAGCTCGTGGGGTTCACGCACTGGCAGACCAGTGCGATCACTACCCTGAACAGCCTCGCCAACGCGCTCGGCGCGCTGTTCGCGGGATTCGTCGGGGACCCGCTGGCGCGGCGGTTCCCCAACACGGGGAGAATCGCGCTGGCACAGGTGTGCACCGCGTCGACCGTCCCGCTCGCGGCCGTCCTGCTGCTCGCGCTCCCCGACGACCCCGCGGCGGGGGCTGCGTACGCCGCCGCGTTCTTCGTCTTGGGCTTCGCCATGCCCTGGTGCCCCGTCACCACAAACTA TCCAATTTTCGCGGAGATCGTGCCGGAGACGGCGAGGACGACGGTGTACGCGATCGACAGGTGCCTCGAGTCGGTGTTCGCGTCgttcgcgccgccgctcgtggGCATCCTGGCGGAGCGCGTCTTCGGGTACCAGCCGGCCGCGTCCGGCACGAGCGTGGACGTCGACAGGGAGAACGCCGCCGCGCTGGGCAAGGCAGTGCTCGCGGAGGTCGCCGTGCCGATCGCCGTCTGCTGCCTCACGTACTCCGCGCTGTACTGGACTTATCCCGCGGACAGGCAGCGCGCGCAGGTCGCCGCTCTGCAGGCGGCAGAGGAGGACAAGGACTGGGACTGTGAAGCAAGTGTAGTTGCAAACGCTACTCCGGCAGACGGCTTGAACCAGGCGCTACTACTACACGGGAGCAGAGTAGTAAATCCTGCAGAGTAA
- the LOC112877100 gene encoding protein spinster-like → MAGRRRQWTLALVSVAALLERADEALLPAVYREVGAALGASPSALGSLTMCRALVQTLCYPLATWAAARYDRARVVAAGAFLWAAATLLVGASGSFLQMALARGFNGVGLAVAVPAIYSLVADYSDDTTRGWAFGWVVMAQTVGFIAGSSFGLLLAPISLLGVPGWRLAFYAVALISVCIAALVWLLAADPRPVVTKDDAAPAPTLADLVREAKDVVRVPTFQLIVALGVAGSVPWSAFNFITMWLELIGFSHGQTSLIISLASIANLLGILFAGFLGDTMARRFPRTGRVALAQASTALTVPLAAALLLAFPGDPSAVVPYAAVCFAFGFTVSWPPVSTTNPIFAEIVPEKARTTVYALDRCFESVLASFGSPLVGILAERVFGYQPGTPGKSAEADHKNADALSKAIFSEIAVPVTICCLTYTALYWTYPADRRRAQMAALQAASEDQDDDCEASVVAHAAAADGLDQALLPGTRTG, encoded by the exons atggcggggcggcggcggcagtggacgCTGGCGCTCGTGAGCGTGGCGGCGCTGTTGGAGCGCGCAGACGAGGCGCTGCTGCCGGCGGTGTACAGGGAGGTGGGAGCGGCGCTGGGCGCGTCGCCCTCCGCTCTGGGCTCCCTCACGATGTGCCGCGCGCTCGTGCAGACCTTGTGCTACCCGCTCGCGACGTGGGCCGCGGCGCGCTACGACCGCGCGCGCGTCGTCGCCGCGGGGGCCTTCCTCTGGGCCGCCGCCACCTTGCTCGTCGGCGCCTCGGGCTCCTTCCTACAG ATGGCGCTGGCGAGGGGCTTCAACGGCGTCGGGCTGGCGGTCGCGGTGCCGGCGATCTACTCCCTGGTGGCCGACTACAGCGACGACACCACGCGCGGCTGGGCGTTCGGGTGGGTGGTGATGGCGCAGACCGTAGGTTTCATCGCCGGGAGCTCCTTCGGCTTGCTGCTCGCGCCCATAAGCTTACTCGGTGTCCCTGGCTGGCGGCTCGCGTTCTACGCGGTCGCGCTCATCAGCGTTTGCATCGCCGCCCTGGTGTGGCTGTTGGCCGCCGACCCCCGCCCCGTGGTTACGAAGGACGACGCGGCCCCCGCGCCGACGCTTGCCGACCTCGTCCGAGAAGCCAAGGACGTGGTGAGGGTTCCGACGTTTCAGCTCATCGTGGCGCTGGGCGTGGCCGGGTCGGTGCCGTGGTCGGCGTTCAACTTCATCACCATGTGGCTGGAGCTCATCGGGTTCTCGCACGGGCAGACCAGCCTGATCATCAGCCTGGCCAGCATCGCTAACCTGCTCGGCATCCTGTTCGCGGGGTTCCTCGGGGACACCATGGCGCGGCGATTCCCCCGCACCGGACGGGTCGCGCTGGCGCAGGCGAGCACCGCGTTGACCGTCCCGCTGGCCGCCGCCCTGCTGCTCGCGTTCCCCGGCGACCCCTCGGCGGTGGTCCCGTACGCCGCCGTGTGCTTCGCCTTCGGCTTCACCGTATCCTGGCCCCCCGTTTCCACCACCAA TCCTATCTTCGCGGAGATCGTGCCGGagaaggcgaggacgacggTGTACGCGCTGGACAGGTGCTTCGAGTCGGTGCTGGCATCGTTCGGGTCGCCCCTCGTGGGCATCCTGGCGGAGCGCGTGTTCGGGTACCAGCCGGGCACACCCGGCAAGAGCGCGGAGGCCGACCACAAGAACGCCGACGCGCTGAGCAAGGCCATCTTCTCGGAGATCGCCGTACCGGTCACCATCTGCTGCCTCACGTACACCGCGCTGTACTGGACCTACCCCGCCGACAGACGGCGAGCGCAGATGGCCGCTTTGCAGGCGGCGTCGGAGGACCAGGACGACGACTGCGAAGCGAGTGTGGTTGCCCATGCTGCAGCAGCTGATGGCTTGGACCAGGCTCTGCTACCCGGGACAAGAACGGGGTAG